The region GTCCATGGAGGTGGGAATTGTATAGTCCAGATAAGGATTTCCCCCGCCCAACACGTTTCCTTTGAGAATTCCAATGGTGGTGCCACCGGCCTCTTGGCATCCTTTGCAGGCAGCCTCGGGTGCCCCGTTATCACCACCACATACGATGCTGAACCCTCGCTGGGCCAGGATGCTGCCGATAGCTTCTGCAGCTTTGCAAGCTGCGGGGGTAGTGTTTTGGACACGGCCGCCGATGATTCCAATCGTTCTTTCCACCTGTCTTTCCTTATCGTTACCTTCTTCGTTTACTGCGGTCTTCTCGGAGTGCCCATGCACAGAAAAGCCTCATTCCTATCCCTTTTCCTCATGGGGACCAGGCCACCTCTGAGAAAGGACCGGTCCCCAGACCATTCGAAATGGTGGCACAAGCGTCCTGGGCAGCCTGTAAAGAGCCCTCATTCCGAAATGAAGGTATCATTCGCAGGTCGTCTCCACTAGCCGTCTCATCCACCATGATGTTGAGCGATTCATAATGCGTAAAGCAACTTCGGCAGCGAGGATCAAGCTGTCCATATTTGTTTGGCTGAATTTTGCAAGACTTGTTCCTTGGGGCTGTGGAGCCAATGCGCTGCAATTGGTTTTTCTTGTCCCAACTGGGACGTGTGTGTCCGAGGCAGGGACAAACTAGACGCCTGAGCCTTGGGCCAACGCCATAGTTGAACCTAGGCACATGGCAAGGCCAAAGCCGCTTTCCGGAGTCCATGAAAATCAGCAAGCGCTCCATATACCTCTGGCCGGGCAGGACAATGGCAAATTCATCGTACCTGTCCAGCACCATCTTCCGCAATTGGCTCACTTGGGCAACGGAAGCCGGGACCACCTCGGAGGAGAGGCCAGAAAAAGGACGCACCGGGAATGGCTGCACGACAGCCATTCCTTTGTATCTCTTCCATACCTCTTTAAGCATGCGAGGAAAATCGTCAATGTTACGTCTGGTCATGACGCAATTAATTTCTAGTCTGTGCCCCCTGTTTACAACTATATCGGCAAAACGCCACATTGCGTCGTGGAGGCTCCTGTTGCCACCGCATCGCCAAGCATTGGTCTCATGTGTAAGACCGTCAATGGTAATACAAAAGACAATGTTTGGAAGCCTGCAGAGTTTGCTGAGAAGCGCCATGTTCATGGTTCCATTTGTCATAACCTGTACAGTTGAAATATAAGATGATGTGTAAGCTAATAATTTATCAATACCTCCCCACAAAGAGGCTTCGCCGTAACCGGAAACCTTGAACACGCCGGGTCGGGCACTTTCTAGTACTACATTTACGCTGGCTATGGCGTCTTCAATGGACACAGCTTCGGCAACACCCTCGTTGTTTGTACGGCAATATGCACACGTGAGGTTGCATCGTTCAAAAACGCAAAAATCAAGGTAGGCATATGGACGCCTTATATCATCCGAAGGGTGTCTGTTGGTTGCCAACTCCAGAAACTCCTTGATAAATCATATTTGGTTAAGTGCCCGTTCAACCGCCAACCGAAAGGTAAATGCCACTTTAATAATTTCTTCGCGGGAACTGTGCGGGTTAATGCCGAAGCCGCTTCCTAAGTAGGAGTCAGACACACCGACAGATAAAATCAAGCTTCGTGAAAGTATGCCGTCTGTCTGCGGCAACATGCCTTTCTTGTATAGGCTTTCACCACCTGGGATAGAAGAAACTTGTGAGAGTGCTGCAATGTTCCCGTAATAGTGTTTTCCTGAATGGATGATCGTCCTAATACCTAGTTCATTAGCCACTTTTATGGCCAGCTCTTCTTGGTCAAAAATCCAGGCCGCAACAGTGGCGCACTCGCCACGCGGATCATTGATCTGACGCCTGACAGCACCGGGCAACCCGTCCAATGCTTCGAGAAACAGTGCCTTTTGATGATGTAGGGCTGAAAGGATCACAGGAAGCTTTCGCAACTGTACCCAGGCAACAGCACCTGTCAATTCATGCA is a window of Desulfarculaceae bacterium DNA encoding:
- a CDS encoding radical SAM protein; the protein is MATNRHPSDDIRRPYAYLDFCVFERCNLTCAYCRTNNEGVAEAVSIEDAIASVNVVLESARPGVFKVSGYGEASLWGGIDKLLAYTSSYISTVQVMTNGTMNMALLSKLCRLPNIVFCITIDGLTHETNAWRCGGNRSLHDAMWRFADIVVNRGHRLEINCVMTRRNIDDFPRMLKEVWKRYKGMAVVQPFPVRPFSGLSSEVVPASVAQVSQLRKMVLDRYDEFAIVLPGQRYMERLLIFMDSGKRLWPCHVPRFNYGVGPRLRRLVCPCLGHTRPSWDKKNQLQRIGSTAPRNKSCKIQPNKYGQLDPRCRSCFTHYESLNIMVDETASGDDLRMIPSFRNEGSLQAAQDACATISNGLGTGPFSEVAWSP